One window of the Streptomyces sp. ITFR-21 genome contains the following:
- a CDS encoding aldo/keto reductase gives MEYTQLGRTGLKVSRLVLGTMNFGPQTDETDSHSIMDAALAAGVNYFDTANVYGWGENKGRTEEIIGSWFAKGGDRRDKTVLATKVYGNMAPDGDSWPNHEKLSAVSIRRAVEASLRRLGTDYIDIYQFHHVDRATPWEEIWQAVDVLVQQGKILYAGSSNFAGWHIALANETAARRGSLGLVSEQCLYNLAERRAEMEVIPAAEHYGLGVIPWSPLQGGLLGGALRKQREGGGARSTTGRSADSLRSEEQRAQIQAYEDLCDKHGVQPGDVGLAWLLTRPGVTGPIVGPRTQDQLDSALRAVELKLSAELLTGLEEIFPGPGPSPEAFAW, from the coding sequence ATGGAGTACACACAGCTCGGCCGTACGGGCCTCAAGGTCAGCCGCCTGGTGCTCGGCACCATGAACTTCGGCCCGCAGACCGACGAGACCGACAGCCACTCGATCATGGACGCGGCGCTGGCCGCGGGCGTCAACTACTTCGACACCGCCAACGTCTACGGCTGGGGTGAGAACAAGGGCCGTACCGAGGAGATCATCGGCAGCTGGTTCGCCAAGGGCGGTGACCGGCGCGACAAGACCGTGCTGGCCACCAAGGTCTACGGGAACATGGCCCCCGACGGCGACTCCTGGCCGAACCACGAGAAACTGTCCGCGGTCAGCATCCGCCGGGCGGTGGAGGCCAGCCTCAGGCGGCTGGGCACCGACTACATCGACATCTACCAGTTCCACCACGTCGACCGGGCGACGCCGTGGGAGGAGATCTGGCAGGCGGTCGACGTCCTGGTGCAGCAGGGCAAGATCCTCTACGCCGGGTCGAGCAACTTCGCCGGCTGGCACATCGCACTGGCCAACGAGACGGCCGCCCGGCGCGGCTCGCTCGGCCTGGTCAGCGAGCAGTGCCTGTACAACCTGGCGGAGCGGCGGGCCGAGATGGAGGTGATCCCGGCGGCGGAGCACTACGGCCTCGGGGTGATCCCCTGGTCGCCGCTGCAGGGCGGCCTGCTCGGCGGGGCGCTGCGCAAGCAGCGCGAGGGCGGCGGCGCCCGGTCGACGACCGGCCGGTCCGCGGACTCGCTCAGGTCGGAGGAGCAGCGCGCGCAGATCCAGGCGTACGAGGACCTGTGCGACAAGCACGGCGTGCAGCCCGGTGACGTCGGCCTGGCCTGGCTGCTGACCCGCCCGGGGGTGACCGGCCCGATCGTCGGCCCGCGCACCCAGGACCAGCTGGACTCGGCGCTGCGGGCGGTGGAGCTGAAGCTCTCCGCCGAGCTGCTGACCGGGCTGGAGGAGATCTTCCCCGGCCCCGGCCCGTCCCCGGAGGCTTTCGCCTGGTGA